One window of the Cherax quadricarinatus isolate ZL_2023a chromosome 41, ASM3850222v1, whole genome shotgun sequence genome contains the following:
- the LOC128695963 gene encoding beta-1,3-galactosyltransferase 1-like translates to MCRAGLVLVLVLAVYCVLLTLLVLDGSNHEYGGLSGRQMAPRGTGQLATTLTFTPPQPRMLAQAADYTNDEDPHYKSDSRTLEKEDIKLSSSFAAALAKQKNEDDVKRESLDNKNEDDIYNDDDTYGEEQDFVYDWYEDNYKKYKNYVKHNLFSDLYNARYIIENTGLCKRNSKIFVFINSRVTNTNARQAIRDTYLRELIKGKISYGFLISNPEEDLAMQALQAENSKFGDVIVVGSQESYPNLTLKTAHMMHWTLTNCPDITYIAKVDDDVYVNVARFLRVLNVARTYTIIGKVCSTCVPFRGSHVPLGQALREFGNVVTRRHMPLTTYPSFTMGPAYVITTDIIPLLVEAAQQMVYFSYEDVFWTGLAAEVVSRESGMNVGLRDDPVSIKMKYHKMGFQRLPAVQVKREDVSNWRVDRRFSESLQVAIGKAQNAVTVHNVNWDRDKQFVSALQRIRF, encoded by the exons ATGTGTAGAGCaggcctggtgctggtgctggtgctggctgtGTACTGCGTCCTGCTCACTCTCCTCGTCCTTG ATGGCAGCAACCATGAGTATGGTGGGTTAAGTGGAAGGCAGATGGCACCGAGAGGCACTGGGCAGCTGGCTacaacactcaccttcactccaccacaaccaaggATGCTGGCACAGGCAGCTGATTATACCAACGATGAAGACCCTCATTATAAATCAGATTCAAGAACCTTAGAGAAAGAAGATATTAAATTATCCAGTTCTTTCGCTGCAGCACTTGCGAAGCAAAAAAACGAAGACGATGTCAAGAGAGAATCTTTGGATAATAAGAACGAGGATGACATATATAATGACGATGATACCTATGGAGAGGAGCAGGACTTTGTCTATGACTGGTATGAAGACAATTacaagaaatataaaaattatgTGAAACATAACTTGTTTTCTGACTTATATAATGCAAGGTATATCATCGAAAACACAGGATTATGCAAGAGAAACTCGAAAATCTTTGTTTTTATAAACTCTCGAGTGACTAACACGAATGCTCGTCAGGCAATACGAGACACCTACCTAAGAGAACTCATTAAAGGCAAAATTTCTTATGGTTTTCTCATTTCAAACCCAGAAGAAGACTTAGCCATGCAGGCGTTGCAGGCTGAAAACAGTAAGTTCGGAGATGTTATCGTGGTGGGGAGCCAGGAGTCGTACCCCAACCTCACCCTCAAGACGGCACACATGATGCACTGGACACTCACTAACTGTCCTGACATTACCTACATTGCCAAGGTTGACGATGACGTTTACGTGAATGTGGCGAGATTCCTGCGTGTGTTGAACGTTGCCAGGACATACACTATCATAGGCAAG GTGTGTAGCACATGTGTGCCATTCAGGGGCAGCCATGTGCCACTGGGCCAAGCACTACGAGAATTCGGCAATGTAGTGACTAGACGTCATATGCCCCTCACTACGTACCCATCCTTCACCATGGGTCCAGCGTACGTCATCACCACTG ATATCATCCCGCTGCTGGTGGAGGCGGCGCAGCAGATGGTCTATTTCAGCTACGAGGATGTGTTTTGGACGGGGTTGGCGGCTGAGGTGGTGAGCAGGGAGAGTGGGATGAACGTCGGCTTGAGGGACGACCCGGTCAGCATCAAGATGAAGTACCACAAGATGGGATTCCAGCGTCTTCCCGCCGTACAAGTGAAGCGGGAAGATGTTTCGAACTGGCGTGTGGACCGCAGGTTCTCCGAATCCCTGCAGGTCGCCATAGGAAAAGCTCAGAATGCCGTCACCGTTCACAATGTCAACTGGGACAGAGACAAACAGTTTGTGTCAGCCTTGCAAAGAATCAGATTCTAA